Sequence from the Candidatus Rokuibacteriota bacterium genome:
TCGATGCCGGCAAGACCACCACCACGGAACGGGTGCTCTACTACACCGGCCGGTCCTACAAGATCGGCGAGGTGCACGAGGGCACGGCGACCATGGATTGGATGGTCCAGGAGCAGGAGCGCGGGATCACCATCACGTCCGCCGCGACCACCTCCTTCTGGCGGGACTGCCGGATCAACATCATCGACACGCCGGGCCACGTGGACTTCACGATGGAGGTCGAGCGCTCCCTGCGGGTCCTCGACGGCGCCATCGCCATCCTGGACGCCGTGTCGGGTGTCGAGCCCCAGACCGAGACCGTGTGGCGGCAGGCGGACAAGTACGAGGTGCCGCGCATCGTCTACGTCAACAAGATGGACCGCGTCGGCGCCGACTATTTCCGCTGTCTCGCCATGCTGAAGGACCGCCTGGGCGCCCACGCGGTGCCGATCCAGATCCCGGTCGGCCGTGAGGACAATTTCCGCGGCATGGTCAATCTGATCGAGCAGGTCGCCTACCTCTGGTCCGACGGCGAGGACCTCGGGCAGACCTTCGATACCGTGGACATCCCCGCGGACGTGAAGGAGCAGGCCGCCGAGTACCGGGAGAAGATGATCGAGGCGCTGGCCGAGGTGGACGACCACCTGATGGAGAAGTATCTCGCCGGCGAGAAGGTCAGCCCGGAGGAGATCAAGGCCGCCGTGCGGGCGGGCACGATCTCGATGAAGCTCTTCCCGGTGATCTGCGGCGCCTCGTTCAAGAACAAGGGCGTCCAGCCCATGCTCGACGCCGTCGTCGACTACCTGCCGTCGCCGCTCGACATCCCGCCGCTGGACGGCATCAACCCGGAGACGCAGCTGCACGAGACGCGCGCGGCCGACAGCAAGGCGCCGTTCTCCGCCCTGGCCTTCAAGATCATGAACGATCCGTTCGTGGGCCAGCTGACCTTCGTCCGGGTGTACTCCGGGACGCTCGAGTCCGGCACCGGCGTCTACAACTCGACCCGCGACAAGAAGGAGCGCATCGGCCGCCTCGTGCGGATGCACGCCAACAAGCGCGAGGAGATCGAGTCGATCTCGGCCGGGGACATCGCCGCCGTGCCCGGGCTCAAGGACACGCGCACGGGCGACACGCTGTGCGACCCCAACAAGCTCATCGTGCTGGAGTCGATGGACTTCCCCGCGCCGGTCATCGCCGTGGCGATCGAGCCCAAGACCAAAGCCGACGACGAAAAGCTCGGCCAGTCGCTTGCCCGCCTCGCCATGGAGGATCCGACCTTCAAGGTCAACGTGGACCCCGAGACGAACCAGACGCTGATCCACGGGATGGGCGAGCTGCACCTCGAGATCATCGTCGACAGGCTGCTGCGCGAGTTCAAGGTCGACGCCAATGTGGGCAAGCCGCAGGTCGCCTACCGCGAGACCGTCCGCCAGAAAGCCGAAGCGCAGGGGCGCTTCGTCCGGCAGACGGGCGGCCGCGGCCAGTACGGCGACGTCTGGCTCGAGGTCGAGCCCTCCGAGCCGGGTGAAGGCGTCGTCTTCGAGAACAAGCTCAAGGGCCCCGCCATCCCGCGCGAGTACGTGCCCGCGGTCGAGAAGGGCATCAGGGAAGCGGCCGAAACAGGTGTGCTCGCCGGCTACCCCGTGGTCGACATCAAGGTGTCGCTGACCGACGGCAGCTACCACGACGTCGACTCGAACGAGATGGCCTTCAAGATCGCCGCGTCCATGGGCTTCAAGGAGGGCTGCCGCAAGGCCAAGCCCGTGCTGCTCGAGCCCGTGATGGACGTCGAGGTCGTCGCGCCCTCGGAGTACCAGGGCGCCGTCGTCGGCGACCTCAACAGCCGCCGCGGGCGCATCGTCAGCATGGACAGCCGGGGCAACGCTCACGTCATCCGCGCCAACGTCCCGCTTGGCCAGATGTTCGGATACGCCACCGACGTCCGCTCCATGACACAGGGGCGGGCTACCTACACCATGCAGTTCGCCCGCTACGAGGAAGTCCCCCGGAGCATCGCCGAAGAGATCATGGCGAAGGTTGCCGGCAAGGGCGCTCCTCGGGCCGGTTCCCGCTAGCCCGCGACAGGAGAGAGAGTCATGGCCAAGGCGAAATTCGATCGGTCGAAGCCGCACGTGAACATTGGGACGATTGGGCACATCGATCACGGCAAGACGACGCTGACGTCCGCGATCACGAAGGTGCTGCACACGAAGTTCACGGGGGTGGCGGTGCGGGAC
This genomic interval carries:
- the fusA gene encoding elongation factor G, with protein sequence MEAQYPLEKTRNIGIMAHIDAGKTTTTERVLYYTGRSYKIGEVHEGTATMDWMVQEQERGITITSAATTSFWRDCRINIIDTPGHVDFTMEVERSLRVLDGAIAILDAVSGVEPQTETVWRQADKYEVPRIVYVNKMDRVGADYFRCLAMLKDRLGAHAVPIQIPVGREDNFRGMVNLIEQVAYLWSDGEDLGQTFDTVDIPADVKEQAAEYREKMIEALAEVDDHLMEKYLAGEKVSPEEIKAAVRAGTISMKLFPVICGASFKNKGVQPMLDAVVDYLPSPLDIPPLDGINPETQLHETRAADSKAPFSALAFKIMNDPFVGQLTFVRVYSGTLESGTGVYNSTRDKKERIGRLVRMHANKREEIESISAGDIAAVPGLKDTRTGDTLCDPNKLIVLESMDFPAPVIAVAIEPKTKADDEKLGQSLARLAMEDPTFKVNVDPETNQTLIHGMGELHLEIIVDRLLREFKVDANVGKPQVAYRETVRQKAEAQGRFVRQTGGRGQYGDVWLEVEPSEPGEGVVFENKLKGPAIPREYVPAVEKGIREAAETGVLAGYPVVDIKVSLTDGSYHDVDSNEMAFKIAASMGFKEGCRKAKPVLLEPVMDVEVVAPSEYQGAVVGDLNSRRGRIVSMDSRGNAHVIRANVPLGQMFGYATDVRSMTQGRATYTMQFARYEEVPRSIAEEIMAKVAGKGAPRAGSR
- a CDS encoding GTP-binding protein, with product MAKAKFDRSKPHVNIGTIGHIDHGKTTLTSAITKVLHTKFTGVAVRD